gcagtgcAATTTGTTTGAAAGTGCTCCATTGAATAGTGTTCAAAACAACATacgcatgctacaattcaaatgttTCTTAACATCTATTTATGATCAATTTAATCCTATCATTAACGCACAGCGTACATTGACAACAGTGGTTGGTACATTTCATATTTTcaagtggaggccaacaacttaaaaatgaaaaaaaaaaaaaaaagtacctatacGTAAATACAAGTGACATACAATCTGTGATGAATGgcattttttataattgtttctaTTTCATCAATGCAATTAATTCTTAATATATGTTAGGTCCTTTTCTAATGTTGTGCATACTACTGTAAAAATACAAATCACATATACCAATACCATTAGTACTATCTGACCCTGGGTTTAAGACATAGTATTAATCttcaattcaaaatttcccttttgTCTGGATATAAATATTACAATTGATGTTTACTACTGCTTCTAGTATGCACTTATTTCTGCATAAAATTAGATACTTAGGTAACTTTAAATGAGCTTTCAGCCCTGCCTTCACCAATTATACCATCTGGGCTTCCACAAAGCCATGAACTATCAGACCACAACATACACCTATATTATATGatattttctttgataaattgTCTTTGGCTTCAAATTTAAAGTATTTTCTACATTTCACACTTTGTGCTGCGACACCAACTATAATTTAATGAGTGTGCCAAAAAAGTAATTTGCAAAAGAGTGAAAAGTTTTTCTGCTTGCTGAGTTGCGGAGTTTTCTTTCATAGAAATATTCTGGACAGTCTGCCTGGTCGATTGTTGCAGAAATCTTAAGTGCCCTTGCATTTTTAATGCACAGATTTTCTGTTTACAATATTTGACTAAGGACATGTAATATCAGCAGTGGCAACTAAATCCAAAGTATAAGTGGGtacaggcaggggcgcaacaactaaatttccaaagggggggcaatatacctttttataaagaatcatcgatcccccttattgaagcggggggtcggggtactcccccgggaaaatttgtatttcaaggtggaaaatggtgctatttaagcagttttattatctaaaaattgattacacagcactttctttgcccccgtttgcccccacttcaatgtttcagagggggggcaacatacccttgccccctccccGGTTGCGCCCCTGGGTACAGGATATTTTAGATGTCTTGGGAAATATTTCACTTATTCACTTTCCcttaaaatacttttcttttaCACTCCTAATCGAACATGGTTGTACTCATGTTTGTGGGACGTCAGTTTTCAAACTAATACCTATGTTCATTGTTAATTTGGTAAAAACTACAGCAACACGTATACAGAAGTCCTGCCGATTAAGGGGCCTGCCTCAtctgaggtgtgtgtgtgtgtgtgagtgagacgggatgataagtacgacactcgctggtgcttctagcgtagtGTCGCTTCTAAatgcaaggctgtggactggcacacagtcttctcgtcgtcacaggataactgaaatttgagcggtgaccataacatatggccgagaaatgaagataaaggtgtaatgcaagtcccgtaagtgctttcaagaatctgtactggttgttttacgcataaaaattactctgaaaacatgcgtttgagcaattttaactcttctacaaatacagttttaaaacaatccaaaatcaaaagtacttttcggtcctctgAGAACTCTTAAATATGTACTTTTTGTAAGCAGATCCACTTGGATATCTCCAGTAGTTCTGAAATTGCACTATTtttcctgaaaaattaaattttattaatataggtACGTATAAATGCAgggtaataaattatataacgcAGGGTTAATTAATAGGGTGGAAGAGCAAAATACATTTACTAAATCATTCTTTTTTAAGTGCAAAAGAGTCACCTCTCTTAACTTGACGTATTTTTATCTTTCAATAAACTATTCTCAgcttcaaaaattacaaaaaaaaaaagtatttagtaataaaaatttaaacaatttataattaaaaattatgaaaatagatttaaaactatgaactaaacaaacaaacaattagTTCTATCTAGTGAATAAAAATGTAActagtatataaaaataaaaggatGGTTAAGTTGaatagtgtatatttatgtgATAGAAAATAATTGGATTGCACATCTGTTgtaataaaactgaaatttttcggtgagttttcattttattataatACCTTCGTAAAATGCACAATaacaagtagatatttttcatacAACTAAGCTGGTCAAAGGTAGATTTGAATCATAACTGTGATGTTATACAGCTGTATCACATTATGAGccctgtgtatttttttataatattaacctTAGCCGCAGGTCAGCTtgtagatttaaaaatatttttaccctgTGCTAGTTTGAGACCAACAGTTTACTGTGACGTTGACCCAGGTGTCGACctagctctcacagcccgttatgccgcgccaacgccttctcctgcccagTGTTGCGTGTGCGCCGATGTGCAGTGCGACTATGGCAGGGGGGAGATTCGCGCGCTAGGGGAAGTTCAATGTAAAATACACAAGAaacattcttatttgtaaattgtttatattattatttgaagggtcgtgttttctttattgtaaatagtttattatattgtatgaaatgttatgtagaataagttctcacgtgttcaccgggcgccaaggccgtggcttccgcctgtgaccaatcagcgtgttccgcgggctcgcgaggaggggtgggacgcgggcgctgggtcgcgcgaggcggggagggaGGCAGTCAGCAGCTGGACTCAGGAGGCGACAGACGTGTCTACGAGAGCTCTCCGAGACGGTGAGgacgggcgcggtgtctcgctgcagTTCATGCATTGCCGAGAGGAAGTGATTCCTCTGTCATAGTCGTGTGGTCATTTAGGTGTGTCATCGTATCATTCAGTCACGGCATgcagtcagtcacttctctcgcgtgcgtgttttctCCGGTAGTTttcgccgtcagtgctccctctgagagcacaggccgttatgtgtcctcaacacctgataagtgccgcgccccgaacgcgcccgcgcgcgcaacgtagtgcagtgccccgaacggcgtgacgtcagtcacggcctcctacgtgtgcaaagcgcccggccgggtgtggcactgcgcaagggtattgtttctcaagcattttataatataaacaaaaactaagaaatctaaaccattcaataattaatgttaattaaatgatcatatgttaaaagggtataattcacaaaactggccgaagtcaccttcccgcgctccgcagttttcccgcggaatttcccccctccctggccacggcggccagggaggttagtcagtcgccatccagcactcgcccgggccggcagcccacgcacggggagccttcaatttttgcACCAACGCCATATAActacaataggtaaatatagtccaaacgttttatattagctccccggtcggcccaaatcggccgttagcagtcacgcgcggtcttttaataacatgtgtatcccatcagggatttttatattttacgtatgcAATTAGGTGGcccgtcgtggcacctgcgcctcacgctttcacgtcccaccacgggacatagttctttgcccacgcagggcggcactgcgccgaacgcgaccaaaactttcggacgagtattcacctgggacgtgccacggccacgtgtgtgatatcgctccagattccaccgtgtccgtacccagcttaacgtggccatcgccacccccgcggactatccgctcatgcatattctcctgtgcgggactaatcgcagtaattcagtgtaacgtgttttagtaagtaacttattctcctgtgcggaccaatcgcagtaattcagtgtaacgtgttttaataagtggcttattctcctgtgcgggactaatcgcagtaacttagtgtaacgtgttttaataagccaATCATTCTCTtgtgcggactaaccacagtaattTAGTGTCATGTGTTCCCTTAATTAAGTCGTGGGACCGTTCGTCCTCACTcgtcacgccacgtccgtatACTCTCGCAGTGACCCTAGCAGGtccaggtgcgcggagcttaggtcgacggtgaagcggccagtcacgtgaacgtgtgacctgtagagtgtactccgcaataaatcaccaaaggaactcgtgtgtttcattaataaggcgtcctgggaggccataacagcccggggagtcctttgtcgccgcatccctgcctaccgccacgaggccaggaacccccccttgagattcaaaattaacttaccagcttaaatttacgtaaattcagattaggcaacggggacggcgtcaacgagtcgcggagttctttTGCGGACTGGATTTTCGCCTTCGTTTGCACGGTAATTTTCGGGTCTTGCTCCTCTCGAACGGGACATCACGTGTTTTCCCATACAgcaacagtgcgcggaaccgggctccgccctaaaggatcggtcacaggcgggaacgcggcagccccttgtaaagggtttgattttccgtatataaagaacctggaaactgtcttTGAGTGTATCAATTGCTATcctggtgactaagtcccttggccacgcggcccgaacccctctcttccgaacactgagtagccggcaaaatactatcgTTCAGGGactagtcggccaggcgacgacaaCTGCAAACAGTACCTAAATGAGAATACACATTTtatgaccaaaaaaatttaactaaacaaacctaaccaaaACAATATTATAAATCTGGAAATAGTACATGTTGATGAGACCCATCGGTGATTCTTCGATCCGTACGGACTGCTATGGCGAGTTAGGGCAATGAGCCGAACGGCGTGACactagtcacggccggctgtgttgtgCGACGAGCCCGGCCAGGTGTGGCGCTGCGCTACAAAACATAGTGCACATGTAATATTAATTcagaaaaaaactaaaactttttatttccttaaaaactctaactaattaattcatgttGATCCAGGGGCTTTTGTGTTACAACGCTGGCCGTCACCATCTTTCTGCGCTCCGTATCTTTCCGCGGAAAGtcgagccctccctggccgggttgccagggagtgGAGTTAATCGCAGTCAAACACTCATCAAGGCCGGCAGCCCTGCGTCCGTGGAGCCTTCACCTTCGCGCCAAAACCAGCATTtagtgacgtcgacccaagtgtctccccggctccttcaggccgttatgcctcgccagcgccatctcttgcgtgtTTAGTGCGACGCAAGTGTATGTGATGTGCGACGTTTTGTTTCTGtacaggatttgacatattattttattgtaaatatatttttgttttatgttttttgtatatattttgcttatattttattacaattatttttgtattgaagggttatgtATTTGGGTAAGTTttatttgttcaccgggcgccaaggccgtggcttccgcctgtgaccaatcagcgtgttccgcgggctcgcggagagggGAGAGACGCGGGCGCTCGGGCGCGCCAGGTGAGTGGGAGTGAGTCGTGGACCAGGCACGAGAGGCAACGGACGTGTTTGTGACGTCGCTCCAGGACGGTGAGATTGAACGGGCGCTGTATTTGCAGTAGCTCTAGACTTTGCCGTGCACAAGTGATTTCAGCTTTGCAGTCGAGTTGGTTACTTTGTCATTCAGTCGCGTTCTCTCATCTTGTCATTTTTCTCACGTGTGTTCTTCCCTTAATTTTTGCGAGTCACGGTTTATTTTGCAAACTGGACATTCGCCGTCGTATGTACAGTGCTTTTACGTTTCTTCCCGGTCATTGTGATGTACAGTCAGACAGCCATCTTATTGCATGCGAGTCATAGCGAATTCCATACTTTGCAGTGTGGGTAATACTCGTCACGGACGGGACGTCCTGTATTTTCAGTACCATATAAGTGTGCGGAACCGAGCTTCGCCCCAtttagaaatagtcacaggcggaaacgcggcagccccatgtaaagtgttcatctTCTTGAGTATAAAGGACTAGGAAaggcccgaacccccctctaccgaaccctgagtagccggcaaaatagaaacatttcagggactagtcgaccagcatACGACAGTAGTGTTCAACAGACAAAGTTTTTAAATCCGTTTTATTCCGTTCCACGGCCGGCCCTAACCGACTGTGCGAGTTTTCGCGCGGTCATTAACTAATTGATTTTGGCTCATCCATAAGCATTTTTCGCATTCTACGTAATTTCCCTTTGTAAGGGTACCACGCCGACGGACCCGCACTTCACGCCTTAACAATGGCATCCCCAGGGCTCTTAGCCCTTTCCCAGTCCCCGATTTATGTCTGAAATAAGGATTATTACGAATTGCCCGGCTAATCCAGTGAGAGCTTTGGGGTTCAGGCGTACTGTTGCCGAGACAGGGAGCTGAGGAAATGAGGTTCAGACTGGCTGGGGAGTTGGATGTCGGGTCAAAAATTAGGAAACGTCCGCTAATTGTTCGCACACTGATTTATTTTACGGATAGTCCGCCTTAGCCCTGACCGCACTGTCCCGCAGTAACGGAAACACACACTTCCCATCGTACCGTGAAAAGAATCTTTCACCGAAACTCTCGTTCGTCGACGTAGATGGACGAGTACTTTAAACTGTCGAAGACTAGGAGTCGATAAATTAGCCCGTGCGAGGCTGCGGACGACTGAACTCGCGGAGCGCGAAGGAGCAGGTCCGCACTCCTCGGCAGCCAAGCAGCGACTGACGCCTCTCTCGTCTCGCGCGCGCTCTGCACTGCGCGAGGGGAgagaggtggtgggggaaagctgGTGCGGAGAGACCGCATGTTCGCTGTGAGCCAGGTGCGGCCCCTACATAACTATACATAAACCCTATAGAACATATAATTATTACTTAagtaaaatttacaatatatagaAAATTGTCCATCTTTGAGCGGTCCATTATCATAGCAGTTTCGGCACACGCGGGTACGTCCCAAATACGCCGCACAGCACTGCACTGGGGGGGAAACAGGGCCTGccccctcaggtacccggcgatgggcagaaacggcctctaagcctaggagggcacgacgactgtcgtcaacagATCCGCTAGGAGTTTGCACTTTGCCCACGCGGGGCTGCTCTGTAGTTAAAAGCATTCACCGACATTTCAACAACGACGGAGTTTCTGGGCTGTGTAGCGGCCACGTACCTACGAGTTTTCCGTGAAATCAATACCACTGCGTCCGCGCCCAGCACTCGTACCCGCTACACCACAACGAAGACGGAACTCTGGTAATTATTTCCAATCCAACATGACATCTACATTTtaacggattcatttcactcttcAGAGTACTTCCCGGTCGGGAGTAGTCATACAGTGATAATCCTAGGGCTAGTTTCGGCTATCAGCCACACATGGTATCCGCCTGTGTCAAGGGCGTGCTAGTGCGGAAACATCCGCCATGGGTATATGTAATTTCTCAATCCTCTAGAGTAATTTGCAGTCAGTTTAATTATTTAGTCTTGTATTTTAGCTGCTCCGCCGTCCGGCGAGCTCTTAAGATTATTTCCCCGACACGTCACACGCCACCAACTCACTTACCACTAGTTTCAGGATAGCCTGCACCACCCGGATTGGGTATTTTGCTGTTTCCGGAAGACGCTAACCAGTGCCACCATTCGAGGGCTGCGTGTGCGGAGATGAAAAGGTaaacgatgatacggccagtggCATGATAGTGCCATGTACCAGGTGACGTGTTAATAAATTCAGTTGGACTCAAGTGTTTCCTTTTAATCGTcacggcgtcctgggtggcctaaacagcccggagagtcctttgtcgacgcgtctctgcctgcagccacgaggcaaagaaccccgccctcgagttaAAATTCTAAATTCATTAATTCCGATATCAGGCAGCGGGGATGGCGTcagtgttaaccaacctaatttgctccttgtttttacttgcaaatagccactggagtagtcaatgagtgacagacagtctccagcttgactttttattttcaaatataattaatctaaattttgttatgttttattattataggccttccaccAACTAATTCGGACAGATGTCATGAATATACGAGTGttctataaataaaaatgactaattatgattataaaattggaataacggcacattagaaagtttggcgcgtcatgacgcttccctcccaagccggcacaaagcggcagtacagttttactcacgggccagGGCGGACTTGTGATCCCGCGGAGGGACTTCAACATTTTGTGCTTCTGATTCGTCATTCTGGTAACTATTATAATTCGCTAAAACATTTTTCCACCTTTgtctccccgcgtgcccccgtgcccttttccagtgcagggcttatcccggccactttaatttttgctcgtcgcggaacAAAAGTTCGCGACGCAGTCATCTTACGGTCCAGGCcaactcccgcgaacagaacttcacgtaattcgtcgagcatacgcCTGCCGACTGCAATCTTAAAGACTTTGCCatttaatattatcttcgtggtcccgcgactcacacaggtaaGCCCGGGCACGAATCTATCTACAACTTATCAAGGGAGTGGCTGTTAATCCACCCAAACTCTTCGTCGACCCACAAATCAATGTAGGGAccttgtttgcaagtgccgcaatgTAACATCCATgtaatacataattaattattagtgcgAGAGTATGTAGTGCCAACGTGTGTTTttttgtccagtgtaattgtgtaacttgtgcctcCATCCGCACTATGTGAGATGCGAGattaaaaaaccagcacctaaatactgTTTATTCATTTCGCAATTgcctcctgaacaattaggaaacagtcctctatactgtttagggccagtgcttaTTAGAAgtagggactccctcccaccatcaacagccgtcgATCATAGTGGAACatgcaggggcaaaaacccacgaccacctcgggtaatcctcaaattaacctggcgcccgccagagctttcctttagagccactgaaaaccactaggaccgccccgggtctcgatcccgaaaccgcgggtgacggcaaattATTGTTGTACTCACGGTCACTTTCTGTTTCTCAGTCGCTGTGATAGAAAATCGCCCATGGTTTTTGCCCAATGTtagcaaaattttattcaaacaataggCCAATTTCATTTACAGCACATTTACAAACCATTggcttaaatttattaataaaactatcaaaataaaacTGTATCTACAATTTTAAATgacttataatatttaaaatatatatatattttttaatagcgCAGGGAACTAtgtttttactaaaaatatttttcatgcttAGGAAtatcataatttaattaatttataattgtttACAAAGTATTTGGCTAGTATCCCATCTATAGCCTTTCATGTTGAGTTTAGTTGTTTATTCCTTTTGTGTGTTGAGCAATCATTGGTATATAGTGAAacgaatttgttgttttttttccgaACGTTGTTGTTGATTTTCTGGAAGATTCTTTGGGTTGTCGTAATTGTAATGAAGTCTTTAGCCTGATTTCAATTTATTAAATCGCCGACATTTCTTATGTGGAATTTATGGTgataattaaaatactataatCTGATATGGCAGTTATGTTTGGCGTAATAGTTTCTGGGAGGCTAGTTCAAACAGATTTTCAGCAAGTTAGCGAGACGCAGTTTTTGACAACGATACTTGAGGCGGACAGTATTAATCATATAGTTGTGTTTCTGACAGGTGCCCAACCTTTTCCCCCGGAGTTTGGGGGATTGGTGTATTTCAGTTGGCCTGATAGCAGTGCTCCGCCAATGTGGCAACTCTTAGGTCACATTTCGAACGATAAACCATCTGCAATTTTTAAAGTGTCGAATTTGAAGAAAACAACGGAGATGGGAAATGCGCAATCAAGTCAGTTCATATTTGGTCAACAGAAGATATCTCACAATGCCCAGATTGGAATATCAGTCGAGCCACTGATGAACGTTCAACAACAGTCAGCTCTCGTAGCGAGTCAGCAAACAAATTCATTCTTAGAATTCGCTCAAAAAATGCTTGAAAACTTTTTCAATTATGCTGCTAGCTTTGCAATGAACCATGCTCAAATGGCTCAGAATCCCTCAGAAACATTTATTCCATTATCTACACTTCAGTCTTGGTACACAAACTTCGAAAGAAGATTACAACAGAATCCAAACTTTTGGcgctaataaattaattttaaattgggATGATTGTTACCCAGTCTGAACTCAATATTCTCCTGTTGGAAAAAGAAACTTAGCTTGTAAAGTGTAgcgaaaatatgtattaaaaactaGGTAAGTACAATTAATTGGGATTggttatgaaataataaaaatttgtattatatGAAGGGTTttgtaaaattgtaacaatttttttttagaaaatgtttaaattcaattAACCTTTAAGCTAGATAGTTTTTGATAATAGTGGCTTTTTTAGGTTTAGGATAAttctaaaatgttatttatctttACTGTTTAAGGTATTGTTTAAGGTATTTATAATCATTCTTGATCTCTTACAGTAATGGTCTGAGGTTATTATACCACCAGAGTAAACTCTGGAAGGAAGGTGATGGGAAAGGAGTTGGGATTAGGCAGGAGAAAGTTCAAGATCTTATTGGGTAGAATTCTGGATCTTCGTACTCATTGGTTAAGGATTGCCTTAGTCTAGGGAGTCATAAAAGTATACTCTGATTCAACTCTCATGTGTATTTAGTTTGTTAAACACTTTTACTGTCTTTCACACAAACCTGCACTTAGCGTAAGTCACTGAATGCTCTTACTCTCTATTTTCGAACCGGAGACCTCCCAGCGTATGTGACCTGAGTGCAATACATCCTCACTAATCGGGTGTGCAGccttcttttatttttatatctgacACGCTACCATTAAATTATGTCTTAGTACATGTCTGCAACTATCGTTTCTCTACTCTCGCTAACAACATAACTTTGCTTCTGCACAAGTCCCAGTGACATCTTGTCACCTCCACTCGGGGCTAGTGCAAGCTGCCAGTCAGTGTGACTCCTCAAACTGCTGAACAGCACAGCACGCCTCACGCGGCATCTGCCAGAGGAGTGACGAACTCGTGCTGACGATGCAAATACACACTCATATTCCCAGACTACCTTAAATTAAATCTAATATGAAGTTCCTTTACAGTTACTATTTtcgtacaaaaaattatttttcaatccaCCTGGATTTCTTTAAAATTTGAGTAACGGAGATGTCGATGAAATCTGGAAAATTATGCGGTAAGAATCATTACAATTGAGaaaaatttttgtatgtattatattaaaattactatACCAATTGTTCAAagagattttaattatttttcatcaatatttgtctcatttttacttctttaaaactaaacaattttcctTGATTCACTTAAAGACCTTTACAACTATAGAATTTTCCAGAATTCAATTGGATAAAATACTCTCGTATGCAGACTTCATAAATTTgaacaattttgtattttttaaaatgtttttagctTATCGTAAGTAACCCTTTACTTAATTTGTGATCATGTAGTTTACCACCTAGCATCTTtaaaaaacaacacttttaaaAACACTTGTAAAGCATTcacaacattaaatacacaaaacaaaaaaactcacCTTTCAACTGAATGTCGCTAGCCAAGAAAAAAGCAATGTTATTtgccatgaattaattaatatataataaatgtgCAATATCAAACAAATTTACACTACAATTgtttttaacaataataaaatgtaatagtatTAAATTATCCATGACACCTCTCACAAGCCTTCATGAATGAAATGAATTTTCTGTTTTCGACAACTGTATCAGTTTGACACGACAGCTCCAGTGGTTCAGACTTAACCTGTTTGAGTTCAAATGTATCAGTTTTAATAGCACTAACCAcctaatgaaaccaataaaatacttgaaataaataatatgtacatttattaaaatattgcttgtaataatatttcataaacacaCAAAACCAATAAGACATACTATCTAATACACTCAAAAACAAACagctgaaattattttataatttcactttcATTGATATTACtaacaatttaataatattttgaactTGATTGAAATTTTAGAATGTGAATTACAATCTTGTATATTATTCGTATTCTACAATTCGGCAAATACTATGTTAAAATGTAACTGaaccaacaaaataaatattccattacagataaaaaaaatcacttgtaattTTTCAGTACCGCTTTGGCAAATGACAGTTAATTCTAGATgcagagaaaataattttgtttatctaTCCCACTTGGTTCCAGTAAGCAGCTCTCTGTTCGACAGTTGCCTAAATTGATTGTTTGAAAAATGAACTAGTAAGCATCTGGTGTTTTTGTGGCTCACAATTGCGCATCCTTGCGAGCATAAGCCTATCCAAGGTTATCATTGTGTCGTGTACAGTCTAAGGAGACACAATTTCTCTACGTTTAAAAAACAATTGTGTGCAccaattaaaacaactgtaatattcgcacaaatcatttttaagttttaacatGTGTATTTCTATGTTTTAGCTGTCAGATTATTATGcaatgtgtttaaattttttttgtagagttGTTTCTTTAAATCTATGTGGGTTATCCAGAGACCTGAGTTAGAGGGTCGAATTAAAATGCTCTTCGATATAGGGACTAAAAAAGTTAGCTCTACagtttgtttaaataaataaaataataaaagtttattttaattgaaaagttttatAGCTAAAACTAAATATTGGTGTAAattaactattatatttttgtaaaaaaaatttaagttccatGTATAAGGATTATAGTTATATAGGTTCACACTTTCTGTGAACCTGTAAAGTTAGCAACTTTCATTTTGCAGAATTATTTTTGTGGGCCACACCTTTCGTAACTTCAGCACTCAAATGTGTATGTAGTGTGTGTGCAGAGAAAAAGAGTAGTGGGTGTAAAATGTGTTACGATCAGTTCCACAATGACACACAAACATAAAAAGAGAAAGGTATTTCGTAAgcgaaaaatatttaagtttgctgTCCTGCTGATTGATGTAAAAATGTAACAAACTTAAACCAAATATATGATTCAGAAATGTTTTTGCTAACACAGTCGTAACAAAGTTACCTTCATGTGTTAAAGTAAAGCTCATTTGCTAACGTAATGCAGTACAAAATGTGCAGACATTTATAGTTTTTGCA
This genomic window from Bacillus rossius redtenbacheri isolate Brsri chromosome 6, Brsri_v3, whole genome shotgun sequence contains:
- the LOC134532678 gene encoding protein OPI10 homolog, with product MAVMFGVIVSGRLVQTDFQQVSETQFLTTILEADSINHIVVFLTGAQPFPPEFGGLVYFSWPDSSAPPMWQLLGHISNDKPSAIFKVSNLKKTTEMGNAQSSQFIFGQQKISHNAQIGISVEPLMNVQQQSALVASQQTNSFLEFAQKMLENFFNYAASFAMNHAQMAQNPSETFIPLSTLQSWYTNFERRLQQNPNFWR